One Owenweeksia hongkongensis DSM 17368 genomic region harbors:
- a CDS encoding DUF5655 domain-containing protein has protein sequence MEEGLLEKTGKSLKDWIEVVKKTELDKHKAIIDYLKKEHGFTHGYANFVALKTLKSDTGSMDDSTLLENQYKGKESLKPIYEKLIEGISSFGNDITKTPKKDSLSMIRKRQFALIKPATKTRIDLGLKLKGKEEEGRLGSSGPFGTMCTHRVQLTSVDEVDAEVLDWIKEAYEMAG, from the coding sequence ATGGAAGAGGGATTATTAGAAAAAACAGGAAAGTCGCTAAAGGATTGGATAGAAGTAGTGAAGAAGACGGAGCTTGATAAGCATAAAGCTATTATCGATTACTTGAAAAAGGAGCATGGATTTACTCATGGCTATGCCAATTTTGTAGCATTGAAAACTCTGAAATCTGATACAGGCTCTATGGATGATAGTACTTTGTTGGAAAATCAATATAAGGGTAAAGAAAGTTTAAAACCTATCTATGAAAAGTTGATAGAAGGGATTTCATCATTTGGTAATGACATAACCAAAACTCCTAAAAAGGATAGCTTGAGTATGATCAGAAAAAGGCAATTTGCTTTGATAAAACCAGCTACAAAAACTAGAATTGACTTAGGCTTAAAGCTAAAAGGAAAAGAGGAGGAGGGGCGCTTGGGTAGTTCCGGGCCTTTTGGAACTATGTGTACTCATCGCGTACAGCTTACTTCAGTAGATGAGGTGGATGCTGAGGTGCTTGATTGGATAAAGGAGGCCTATGAAATGGCGGGATAG
- a CDS encoding outer membrane beta-barrel protein has translation MKTFKISILVAIISFCLPTASSAQADYYFSLTYSPSLPVGDVANFTGDFSWRGVGIDARFLLNDNVSVGFNTGWNVLREESDGVVSEVIVGENNTATISGKRFRFTNSIPVLITTHYHWGDSDDIRPYIGAGAGLYYINQRVEMGLYAAEEESTRFGISPSAGVMFPAFYNSSLNVGIQYHQAFAANDYNSVGYLAFNIGLTWGP, from the coding sequence ATGAAAACTTTTAAAATATCTATACTGGTAGCCATTATATCATTTTGCCTACCAACCGCTTCTAGCGCTCAAGCCGATTACTATTTTTCTTTAACATACAGCCCAAGTCTTCCTGTAGGTGATGTAGCCAATTTTACTGGCGATTTTAGCTGGCGTGGAGTTGGCATTGATGCCCGCTTTCTTTTAAACGATAATGTAAGCGTTGGTTTCAATACTGGGTGGAACGTGTTGAGAGAAGAAAGTGATGGCGTGGTAAGCGAAGTAATTGTTGGCGAAAACAACACCGCTACTATTTCTGGCAAACGTTTTCGTTTCACCAATTCTATTCCTGTTCTTATTACTACTCATTATCACTGGGGGGATAGTGATGATATAAGACCATATATTGGTGCCGGAGCTGGTCTATATTACATAAACCAACGCGTGGAAATGGGCCTATACGCTGCTGAAGAAGAAAGTACCCGTTTTGGAATTTCTCCCAGCGCAGGGGTTATGTTTCCCGCTTTCTACAACTCATCTCTTAATGTGGGTATCCAATATCATCAGGCATTTGCTGCTAATGATTATAACTCGGTTGGCTATTTAGCCTTTAACATAGGACTTACGTGGGGACCATAG
- a CDS encoding DUF4136 domain-containing protein — translation MNWKKPPFFLAFAIVSVFTSCNPQGAEYVDELDLVISVRPNDANFTNYTKYSIADTVMYLTNTPNSDITDQESDFIINEVDMHMKEFGWTEVDTTVEAPDVLILVSVLEDVSVSYFTNWWDYWYGWGGWGYYPGYPGGYYPYYPGYGPSYTTIYTYREGTLLIEMVDPNNPIPSPSGADASLPILWAGGINGLLEGSKSSINNRVSTALDQMFKDSPYLDKK, via the coding sequence ATGAACTGGAAAAAACCACCTTTTTTTCTTGCCTTTGCAATTGTCTCCGTTTTTACGAGTTGCAATCCACAAGGCGCAGAGTATGTTGATGAACTTGATCTTGTGATCAGTGTTCGCCCTAATGACGCAAACTTTACCAATTACACTAAATACTCCATTGCAGATACAGTAATGTATCTTACCAACACTCCAAACTCAGATATCACGGATCAAGAATCTGACTTCATTATTAATGAAGTGGATATGCACATGAAAGAATTTGGATGGACCGAAGTCGATACCACAGTAGAAGCTCCGGATGTATTAATTCTTGTTTCGGTACTCGAAGATGTTAGCGTAAGCTACTTCACCAACTGGTGGGACTACTGGTATGGCTGGGGAGGCTGGGGCTACTACCCAGGTTATCCCGGTGGTTATTACCCTTACTATCCTGGCTACGGTCCTTCTTATACTACTATTTACACTTATCGTGAAGGTACCCTTCTTATTGAAATGGTAGATCCCAACAATCCTATTCCTAGCCCAAGTGGTGCAGATGCATCATTGCCTATACTTTGGGCAGGTGGTATAAATGGTTTGCTTGAAGGCTCAAAAAGCAGCATAAACAACCGCGTATCCACTGCTTTAGATCAAATGTTTAAAGACTCTCCTTACCTAGATAAAAAATAA
- a CDS encoding DUF481 domain-containing protein: protein MKPKNTTNTSITKVLYKAILTCGFLIVTLPALADNTDTLRLKNDAVLVGEIKSVSKNVVTFETDYSDSDFKIKWLEVKEVKSKRVFMLTLSNGQVLHASISSFDTGDNSVNLKTIESGEKNIKLSEIVDMQPFESTFLSRLDASIDFGYTYTKANNLQQLSTRSVLGYLGNRWSGNVSFDMVRSMQDSVEPIRRTNGVINFEYYLKHNYFLLASANFLQNDEQLLALRATTRMGLGKFLVRNNRMYLALAAGGAWNNEQYTENTEPDRNSAEAFVGVTADLFNTGDLSLASSLVGYPSLTESGRFRSDFKFDVKYDLPLDFYVRLGFTINYDNQPIEGASESDYVLQTSIGWSL from the coding sequence ATGAAACCCAAGAATACAACTAACACTAGCATTACAAAAGTTTTGTATAAAGCTATATTGACCTGTGGATTTTTAATAGTAACACTCCCGGCTTTAGCTGATAATACAGATACATTGAGATTGAAAAATGATGCAGTCTTGGTAGGTGAGATAAAGAGCGTGAGTAAAAATGTGGTAACCTTCGAAACTGACTATAGTGATAGTGATTTTAAGATTAAATGGCTGGAGGTAAAGGAGGTAAAAAGTAAACGTGTTTTTATGCTAACATTATCTAACGGTCAGGTACTTCATGCCTCCATTTCGAGTTTTGATACAGGTGATAATTCTGTAAATCTAAAAACCATAGAGAGTGGAGAAAAGAATATAAAGCTCAGTGAAATTGTTGATATGCAGCCTTTTGAAAGTACATTTTTAAGTAGGCTGGATGCCTCTATAGATTTTGGATATACATATACCAAAGCCAATAACCTTCAGCAACTATCTACACGAAGTGTTCTTGGATATTTGGGGAATAGATGGTCAGGTAATGTTTCGTTTGATATGGTTCGTAGCATGCAGGATTCAGTTGAACCTATTCGAAGAACTAATGGGGTGATTAATTTTGAATACTATCTTAAACATAATTACTTTTTACTGGCATCGGCTAACTTTCTTCAAAATGACGAACAACTACTAGCATTGCGCGCAACCACAAGGATGGGACTGGGTAAATTTTTGGTAAGAAATAATAGGATGTATCTGGCACTTGCCGCGGGTGGAGCATGGAACAATGAACAGTATACGGAAAACACGGAGCCGGATAGAAATTCTGCTGAAGCATTTGTCGGTGTGACCGCTGACTTGTTTAATACAGGTGACCTGAGTCTGGCATCCAGTTTAGTAGGTTATCCCAGTCTTACTGAAAGTGGGCGTTTTCGTTCGGATTTTAAATTTGATGTAAAATATGACCTCCCTTTAGATTTTTATGTGAGGTTAGGTTTTACAATTAACTATGATAATCAACCCATTGAGGGAGCTTCGGAGAGCGATTATGTGTTACAAACGTCTATCGGGTGGTCTTTGTAA
- a CDS encoding DUF2092 domain-containing protein: MRYYLFMALWLSATMAIAQERQVDPVAVSIMDRMASVIGNLHSCSFSLTASNDINDYPYGMTTHFTESEVQMLGPDKMLIHSRGDDHHKGFWYNGDKIVYYSYAENNYAVMDAPGNILSAIDSVHHTYGIDFPAADFFYPTFTDDILVHFDEVQYIGEKKLNDKECFHIKASNKDMVVQFWIADDAFNLPMRFSIVYLNQEGNPRYEATFKDWKINPVLPEAIFEFAAPPGARQIAIAVKSTTTSKK; this comes from the coding sequence ATGAGATATTATTTATTCATGGCACTTTGGTTAAGTGCTACCATGGCAATAGCTCAGGAGCGTCAAGTTGATCCTGTGGCTGTAAGTATAATGGACAGGATGGCATCCGTAATTGGCAATTTACACTCATGCAGTTTTTCGTTAACTGCGTCCAATGATATAAATGATTATCCATATGGGATGACAACTCACTTTACCGAAAGTGAAGTGCAGATGCTAGGACCTGATAAAATGTTGATTCACTCAAGAGGTGATGATCATCATAAGGGGTTTTGGTACAATGGTGATAAAATTGTGTACTACTCCTATGCCGAAAATAACTATGCTGTGATGGATGCACCGGGTAATATACTTTCGGCTATTGATTCTGTTCATCATACATACGGAATTGATTTCCCTGCCGCTGATTTCTTCTATCCAACTTTTACAGATGATATATTGGTACATTTTGATGAAGTGCAATATATCGGTGAAAAAAAGCTAAATGATAAGGAGTGTTTTCATATCAAAGCTTCAAATAAGGATATGGTAGTTCAGTTTTGGATTGCTGATGATGCTTTCAATCTACCAATGCGGTTTTCAATTGTGTATTTGAATCAGGAGGGAAACCCGAGATATGAGGCAACTTTTAAGGACTGGAAGATTAACCCGGTATTGCCTGAAGCGATTTTTGAATTTGCAGCGCCTCCGGGGGCTCGACAAATAGCCATTGCTGTAAAAAGTACAACCACCTCAAAAAAGTAA
- a CDS encoding DUF6515 family protein, protein MIKLNDIYRYSLIVFLLIFTAVPDVGLSQRMPHGGGARGGMSGQAPSRAAQRPASRPSRQTRPAQTPNRTINGGAQRSPNRQVPQSRPSANTGSSRNLNAGGNRTKPSNDRATAANKPNRGGNTPNSRGDRGDVNVNIDNSKHVNINNRNTVVRPAPRPYVRPPYRYGGFSFYCYHPYHYHPYRPYYWGPVWHPWGFFVATMATTAIIVSIESQQYYYDQGVYYVSSDGGYTVVQAPVGATVATIPDNSQTVVVNETTNNYYYGGTYYEKDDDGYIVVPPTAGTIVDNLPEGAEEVKVGDQTYVKYGETYYQPTQVDGKNVYEVVEVKDEE, encoded by the coding sequence ATGATAAAATTGAACGATATATACAGGTATTCTTTAATTGTCTTTTTATTGATTTTTACAGCGGTGCCGGATGTAGGTTTATCCCAACGCATGCCACACGGAGGTGGAGCTCGTGGTGGTATGAGCGGTCAAGCTCCTTCGAGGGCAGCACAAAGGCCAGCATCACGCCCAAGTAGACAAACTCGCCCGGCTCAAACACCCAATCGAACTATAAATGGAGGAGCACAACGATCACCAAACAGGCAAGTTCCGCAAAGCAGGCCTAGTGCAAATACAGGAAGTTCCAGAAATCTTAATGCAGGCGGAAACAGAACAAAACCTTCTAATGATAGGGCCACAGCAGCTAACAAGCCCAATAGAGGCGGGAATACTCCAAATAGCAGAGGAGATCGTGGTGATGTGAATGTGAATATTGATAATAGTAAGCATGTGAATATTAATAATAGAAATACGGTGGTACGTCCTGCGCCTAGGCCTTATGTAAGACCCCCGTATCGCTATGGTGGTTTTAGTTTTTACTGCTATCATCCATATCATTATCATCCTTATCGTCCCTACTATTGGGGGCCAGTTTGGCATCCATGGGGATTTTTCGTGGCAACCATGGCTACTACGGCTATTATTGTAAGCATTGAAAGTCAGCAGTATTACTATGATCAGGGTGTATATTATGTTTCATCTGACGGAGGGTATACTGTGGTTCAAGCTCCGGTGGGTGCTACTGTTGCTACTATACCCGATAATTCGCAAACGGTTGTTGTGAATGAAACCACCAATAATTATTACTACGGAGGCACTTATTATGAAAAAGATGATGACGGCTATATAGTAGTGCCACCTACGGCAGGAACGATTGTGGATAACTTACCGGAGGGCGCTGAAGAAGTAAAAGTAGGAGATCAAACCTATGTAAAGTATGGTGAAACTTATTATCAGCCTACCCAAGTAGATGGCAAAAATGTATATGAAGTAGTGGAAGTGAAGGATGAAGAGTAG
- a CDS encoding DUF2490 domain-containing protein, giving the protein MIFGKHSVLFSYLALALFLLLAKSSVAQDKISLITWADFNYTYNKFNKLGIGGDMGMRGIISKPNWGLVYVRPTLKYHFTPFIQVSGALGLFQTFQSDPSDMFEMRLAQEGKAEWPSFNNFYFIHRLRFEERFLFYNQADVVDNFDNQQQNFRFRYMLSVRSNYFKITNRAEYLYLIAGAEYFFPLGSNVDERFFNASRLSAGFGQELKLDWNYQVDLIWQRSRNTLEGNFTTDEFIIRLRVYFEQYKKEKDE; this is encoded by the coding sequence ATGATATTCGGAAAACACTCCGTTTTATTTTCTTACTTAGCCTTGGCACTGTTTCTACTTTTAGCCAAATCCTCTGTTGCTCAAGATAAAATCTCTCTTATTACATGGGCAGATTTCAACTATACCTACAATAAATTTAATAAACTGGGAATAGGTGGGGATATGGGTATGAGAGGTATTATTTCCAAACCCAATTGGGGGTTGGTATATGTACGACCCACCCTAAAGTATCACTTTACACCTTTCATCCAGGTAAGTGGGGCTTTAGGTTTGTTTCAAACGTTTCAAAGTGACCCTTCAGATATGTTTGAAATGAGACTTGCGCAAGAAGGGAAGGCCGAGTGGCCCTCTTTCAATAATTTCTATTTCATTCATAGACTTCGGTTTGAAGAGCGCTTTCTCTTTTACAACCAGGCAGACGTTGTGGATAACTTTGACAATCAACAACAAAACTTCCGCTTTAGATATATGCTGAGTGTGCGCAGCAATTACTTTAAGATAACTAATAGAGCCGAGTATTTATATCTTATTGCTGGAGCCGAATATTTTTTCCCTCTGGGCAGCAATGTTGACGAACGTTTCTTTAACGCATCGCGACTTAGTGCTGGTTTTGGGCAAGAGTTAAAACTTGACTGGAACTATCAGGTTGATCTCATTTGGCAGCGCTCCCGAAATACTTTGGAAGGTAATTTTACCACTGACGAGTTTATAATTAGGCTAAGAGTTTACTTTGAGCAGTACAAAAAAGAAAAGGATGAATAA
- a CDS encoding BamA/TamA family outer membrane protein, translating to MKRNFTRLSVFVLGLVFTQSVFAQTDTTKRTDEDGKLIREMSFVPLPVIAANPANGFMYGLAPSASWLMGSEATTSRSSLVSTIIYTTKKQLILTFKTNVFLKDDGWNLMGDWRYFITSQPTYGLGTGPQSARLVSNGIEYDDGDFSTGILEAQMMEFNYLRLHETALKRFGDSRFFAGVGYHLDLHSKINDQLLNLDTIPPSITSHYAYSDDRGFDPEGYTLSGISLNGLYDSRDNTINPYSGRYAFVSLRINPEFLGSDQSSTMLWAEYRDYFGLSKKRPRHLLALWAYGSFVTSGNVPYLDLPAVGWDQFGRSGRAYPQGRFRGGGVMYGELEYRFPLQKNSDTFGGVLFANATTANNKDANIDLFEYVEPGVGVGWRIMLNKKARTNLTIDYSWGAYGSHGFYLNVNETF from the coding sequence ATGAAAAGAAATTTTACCCGATTATCCGTCTTTGTTTTGGGACTTGTCTTTACACAGAGTGTATTTGCCCAAACGGATACAACCAAACGTACTGATGAGGATGGTAAACTCATTCGCGAAATGAGTTTTGTGCCTTTGCCCGTAATTGCGGCCAATCCCGCAAATGGCTTTATGTATGGCTTAGCACCCTCGGCAAGTTGGCTCATGGGAAGTGAGGCTACTACAAGTAGATCTTCATTGGTATCTACCATAATATATACTACCAAGAAGCAGCTGATTCTAACATTTAAGACCAATGTGTTCTTAAAAGATGATGGTTGGAATCTGATGGGAGATTGGCGTTATTTTATCACTTCACAACCAACCTATGGTTTGGGAACGGGGCCTCAGTCGGCTAGGTTAGTGTCGAATGGAATTGAGTATGATGATGGAGACTTTTCAACCGGAATTTTGGAAGCACAGATGATGGAGTTTAACTACTTAAGACTTCACGAAACAGCTTTAAAGCGGTTTGGCGATTCGCGCTTTTTTGCAGGGGTAGGCTATCATTTGGATTTACATTCTAAAATAAATGATCAGCTATTAAATTTGGATACCATTCCACCTTCCATTACCTCGCATTATGCTTATTCTGATGATCGTGGATTTGATCCTGAGGGGTATACACTTTCTGGAATTTCGCTAAACGGACTTTATGATTCTCGGGATAACACTATTAATCCCTATTCAGGGCGCTATGCTTTTGTGTCTCTGCGCATTAATCCCGAGTTTTTAGGAAGTGATCAAAGCTCTACCATGTTGTGGGCAGAGTATCGTGATTATTTTGGCTTAAGCAAAAAAAGGCCAAGACACTTACTTGCACTGTGGGCTTATGGAAGCTTTGTTACCAGCGGTAATGTGCCATATTTAGATTTGCCAGCTGTAGGGTGGGATCAGTTTGGAAGATCAGGACGAGCTTATCCTCAAGGGCGCTTTAGAGGAGGAGGCGTAATGTATGGAGAGCTGGAGTATCGTTTTCCTTTACAGAAAAACAGCGATACTTTTGGAGGGGTGCTTTTTGCGAATGCTACAACTGCCAATAATAAGGATGCCAATATTGACCTATTTGAATATGTGGAACCAGGTGTAGGTGTTGGTTGGCGAATTATGCTGAACAAAAAAGCCAGAACTAATCTCACAATAGATTATTCGTGGGGAGCTTATGGCTCGCATGGCTTCTACCTCAATGTAAATGAGACTTTTTAG
- a CDS encoding formylglycine-generating enzyme family protein, producing MQHNLLVPFKNFLIVLLISVACWQCQQVESQPVEERSDDEASVGLEEKSLEKVEGMVWIPSGVYRVGSEDKHANKSEGPSHEVKVSGFYMDETEVTNDEFREFVDATGYLTVAERPVDWEEIKQQLPPGTPKPHDSILQPGSMIFQPGPTSNLYDISQWWAWKIGADWQHPHGPNSDIKKKGDYPVVHIAFEDAQAYAKWAGKRLPTEAEWEIAARGGEPAKPFAWGDKLTPMGEYLANFFQGTFPDGNTALDGYGNSAPVKSYAPNGYGLYDMIGNVWEWTSDWYRPDTHVQNKQAGLKGCINPNGPSTSYDPQEPLVPKRVTKGGSFLCSEEYCSNYRPSARMATAYDSGQEHLGFRCVKN from the coding sequence ATGCAGCATAATTTACTGGTCCCATTTAAAAATTTCCTTATTGTTCTTTTGATTTCTGTGGCTTGTTGGCAATGTCAACAAGTGGAAAGTCAACCTGTTGAGGAGCGCTCGGATGATGAAGCCAGTGTTGGTTTGGAAGAAAAGTCACTAGAGAAGGTAGAAGGTATGGTTTGGATTCCTAGCGGGGTTTATCGTGTAGGGAGTGAAGATAAACATGCCAATAAATCCGAAGGACCTTCTCATGAAGTAAAGGTTTCTGGCTTTTATATGGATGAAACGGAGGTTACGAATGATGAGTTTAGAGAGTTTGTTGATGCGACTGGTTATCTCACGGTTGCCGAACGACCTGTAGATTGGGAAGAAATTAAGCAACAACTACCGCCCGGAACACCTAAGCCACATGATTCAATCTTGCAGCCCGGTTCTATGATTTTTCAGCCAGGCCCTACCTCTAATCTTTATGATATTTCTCAATGGTGGGCGTGGAAAATAGGTGCAGATTGGCAGCATCCTCATGGCCCTAATTCGGATATAAAAAAGAAGGGTGATTACCCTGTTGTTCATATAGCTTTTGAGGATGCACAAGCCTATGCTAAGTGGGCAGGAAAACGCCTTCCTACGGAGGCTGAATGGGAAATAGCAGCGCGTGGAGGAGAGCCTGCAAAACCATTTGCTTGGGGAGACAAGCTTACCCCAATGGGTGAGTATTTGGCTAACTTTTTTCAAGGCACTTTTCCGGATGGTAATACAGCCTTGGATGGCTACGGTAACTCCGCTCCTGTAAAAAGCTATGCGCCAAACGGATATGGATTATATGATATGATTGGTAATGTGTGGGAATGGACAAGCGATTGGTATCGCCCCGATACGCATGTACAAAACAAGCAAGCAGGATTGAAAGGGTGCATAAACCCCAATGGTCCATCAACAAGCTATGACCCTCAGGAACCATTGGTACCAAAGCGGGTAACGAAGGGAGGGTCTTTTTTATGCAGCGAAGAATATTGCAGCAATTACAGACCAAGTGCACGTATGGCTACCGCCTATGATTCAGGGCAAGAGCATTTAGGGTTTAGATGCGTGAAGAACTAG
- a CDS encoding arylsulfatase: MIKKSILLLTTVCMSFGVYAQKKPNILVIWGDDIGWFNISANNNGMMGYQTPNIDRIADEGALFTDWYAQQSCTAGRAAFILGQHPFRTGLLTIGMPGAKQGIQDNQPTIAEVLKPHGYVSGQFGKNHLGDRDEHLPTKHGFDEFFGNLYHLNAEEEPESYYYPKDPEFRKKYGPRGVIHSYADGRLEDTGPLTKKRMETVDREFEEAAIKFIEKAHADGKPFFVWLNSTRMHVWTHLDDESEGVTGIGLYPDGMVEHDKAVGRVLAKLEELGIIDNTIIMYSTDNGAEKFTWPDGGTTPFAGEKGTTWEGGFRVPCAIRWPGVIEPGTVFNDIFSHEDMMPTLAAAAGEPKLVEKMLKGYSANGKTFNAHLDGYNMLPFLKGDVEESPRKEIFYFDASGNMNAIRYNNFKLHFTIMEGSIAEAYRKSPSWPVVINLRADPFEVSQESALYIKWYADNMWMFVPAQQLAANFLQSFEKYPPVKGSSLSVDEVVESMKTGPRN, translated from the coding sequence ATGATTAAAAAGTCGATTCTTTTACTAACCACCGTGTGTATGTCTTTTGGGGTATATGCTCAGAAAAAACCGAATATCCTTGTGATATGGGGAGATGATATCGGGTGGTTTAACATTAGCGCAAACAATAACGGTATGATGGGGTACCAAACCCCTAACATTGATCGCATCGCTGATGAAGGTGCATTATTTACGGACTGGTATGCCCAGCAATCCTGTACCGCAGGTAGAGCCGCTTTTATTTTGGGTCAACACCCATTTAGAACAGGCTTGCTTACAATTGGTATGCCTGGAGCTAAACAGGGTATTCAGGACAATCAACCTACGATAGCTGAGGTGCTAAAGCCTCATGGATACGTATCGGGTCAGTTTGGTAAAAACCATCTAGGAGACCGCGATGAGCATTTGCCTACCAAACATGGTTTTGATGAGTTTTTCGGAAACCTTTATCACCTGAATGCTGAAGAAGAGCCAGAAAGTTATTACTATCCAAAAGATCCAGAATTCCGCAAAAAGTATGGTCCTCGTGGTGTAATTCATTCCTATGCAGATGGTAGATTAGAGGATACGGGGCCATTGACCAAAAAACGTATGGAGACGGTTGATAGAGAGTTTGAAGAAGCTGCTATTAAATTCATAGAGAAAGCTCACGCGGATGGTAAGCCATTCTTTGTTTGGTTGAACTCTACTCGTATGCACGTGTGGACTCACCTTGACGATGAGAGCGAAGGTGTAACAGGTATTGGCCTTTACCCTGACGGAATGGTGGAGCATGATAAAGCTGTGGGGCGCGTATTGGCCAAGCTTGAGGAGCTCGGTATTATTGACAACACTATTATTATGTATTCTACAGATAATGGTGCCGAGAAATTCACATGGCCTGATGGAGGTACCACTCCATTTGCTGGCGAAAAAGGAACAACCTGGGAAGGTGGATTTCGTGTGCCATGTGCTATCCGTTGGCCTGGGGTGATTGAACCAGGAACAGTTTTTAATGATATTTTCTCACATGAGGATATGATGCCAACTCTTGCAGCAGCAGCTGGCGAGCCTAAGTTGGTAGAAAAAATGCTAAAAGGCTACAGTGCTAATGGCAAAACCTTTAATGCACATTTAGATGGGTACAATATGCTGCCATTTTTGAAAGGTGATGTTGAAGAATCTCCAAGAAAGGAAATCTTCTATTTTGACGCATCTGGTAATATGAATGCAATTCGTTACAATAACTTTAAGCTGCACTTTACTATTATGGAGGGATCTATCGCAGAAGCCTACCGTAAGTCACCAAGCTGGCCGGTTGTAATCAACCTAAGGGCTGATCCATTTGAAGTTTCACAAGAATCTGCTCTGTACATAAAATGGTATGCAGATAACATGTGGATGTTTGTTCCTGCACAGCAATTGGCAGCTAACTTCTTACAGTCTTTCGAAAAATACCCACCAGTAAAGGGTTCGTCACTTTCTGTTGACGAAGTGGTTGAGAGTATGAAGACAGGCCCACGAAACTAA
- a CDS encoding HAD family hydrolase: MKKNILSCALVFALLTNCTPSKEDNTHAQPDTPLKQEQAADPLSSWNEGATKKAIIDFVEKTTTEGSTDFVEVKNRIATFDNDGNLWSEQPLYFQLIFAMDRIKGMAEGHPEWKNEEPYKSILEGNVEKALAGGTKSILALVMASHAGMTTDEFNQEVNDWLATAKHPKTGKPFNEMIYQPMVELLDYLRANDYKTFIVSGGGVDFMRAWVEEAYGIPPHQVIGSSNKVKYEVSEDGTPTLIKQAELNFIDDKEGKPVGIHQYIGMRPVFASGNSDGDYQMLEYTMAGNGPRFGLLLHHTDSIREFAYDRESHIGQLNKGLDDAEKMGWTVIDMKKDWKKVYHFEK; the protein is encoded by the coding sequence ATGAAAAAAAATATACTTTCCTGCGCATTGGTATTTGCTCTATTAACGAATTGCACGCCATCGAAAGAAGATAATACCCATGCACAACCAGATACTCCGTTAAAACAAGAACAGGCGGCTGATCCATTATCATCTTGGAATGAAGGTGCCACCAAAAAGGCAATAATCGATTTTGTAGAAAAGACCACCACCGAAGGTTCTACAGATTTTGTGGAGGTGAAAAACCGAATCGCAACCTTCGATAATGATGGTAATCTATGGAGTGAGCAGCCACTTTATTTTCAGTTAATTTTCGCGATGGATAGAATAAAAGGCATGGCGGAAGGGCATCCAGAATGGAAAAACGAGGAGCCTTATAAATCTATTTTGGAAGGTAATGTAGAAAAGGCTCTTGCTGGAGGAACGAAATCAATTTTGGCACTAGTTATGGCCAGCCATGCAGGAATGACAACGGATGAATTTAATCAAGAGGTGAACGATTGGCTAGCAACTGCAAAACACCCAAAAACGGGAAAGCCTTTCAACGAAATGATTTACCAACCTATGGTAGAGTTGCTCGATTACTTGCGAGCTAATGACTACAAAACATTTATTGTTTCTGGGGGAGGTGTAGATTTTATGCGCGCTTGGGTTGAAGAAGCATATGGCATACCTCCACATCAAGTTATAGGCAGTTCTAATAAAGTGAAATATGAAGTTAGTGAAGATGGAACACCTACATTGATAAAGCAAGCGGAGTTAAACTTTATTGATGATAAAGAAGGTAAGCCTGTGGGTATTCATCAATACATAGGTATGCGACCTGTTTTTGCTTCGGGTAATTCGGATGGTGATTATCAAATGCTGGAGTATACCATGGCGGGAAATGGTCCTCGTTTCGGACTATTATTACACCATACCGATTCTATTCGTGAATTTGCCTATGACCGTGAGTCGCACATTGGGCAGCTCAATAAAGGTCTTGATGATGCTGAAAAAATGGGGTGGACTGTAATTGACATGAAGAAAGACTGGAAAAAGGTCTACCATTTTGAAAAGTAG